The Thunnus thynnus chromosome 22, fThuThy2.1, whole genome shotgun sequence genome includes a window with the following:
- the LOC137174483 gene encoding putative high affinity immunoglobulin gamma Fc receptor IB, whose translation MITCCQIKFATSSANRGTLLRHAVSYRARLKHGHQCESGRKTCTGRGSCHVHYVQLHFCLMLRQQHDSMEVTAFCIRLSVFILLSVDVQNSDAAFRIIPTKLQVFQYESVSFHCEGLDDSSQLEGIRDTKEFISACNITSTSTVSCTIPRVYLADSGEYWCETKGGKKSNRVNITVTTGSVILESSVVPVMEGDCVTLRCRYKTTSSHLTADFYKNGLFMRSSSTGEITIHSVSKSDEGFYKCNTSDVGESPESRLTVRALDRETCPSSDHSFYVLLLLRTVFTIVMVVLLLLLVGLLHCGKLRVTQK comes from the exons ATGATCACATGCTGTCAGATTAAATTTGCAACCTCTTCAGCAAACAGAGGTACACTTCTGAGGCATGCTGTGTCTTATAGGGCAAGACTTAAGCATGGACACCAGTGTGAGTCTGGCAGGAAGACCTGCACAGGAAGAGGAAGTTGTCATGTACACTATGTTCAGCTGCATTTCTGTCTGATGCTCAGACAGCAGCACGACAGCATGGAGGTCACAGCTTTCTGCATCAGACTCT CTGTATTCATTCTTCTAAGTGTGGATGTTCAGAACAGTG atgCAGCTTTTCGTATCATTCCAACCAAACTGCAGGTCTTTCAATATGAGTCTGTCTCTTTTCACTGTGAGGGTCTCGATGACTCGAGTCAGTTGGAAGGGATCAGAGATACTAAGGAATTTATTTCAGCATGTAATATTACGAGCACCTCAACAGTATCTTGCACCATTCCGAGAGTCTATCTAGCAGACAGTGGAGAGTACTGGTGTGAGACtaaaggagggaagaaaagcAACCGTGTCAACATCACTGTCACTA CTGGCTCTGTGATCCTGGAGAGTTCTGTCGTccctgtgatggagggagattGTGTGACTCTGCGCTGTAGATACAAGACGACTTCTTCCCATCTCACAGCTGATTTCTATAAGAATGGCCTCTTCATGAGAAGCAGCTCTACAGGAGAAATCAccatccacagtgtgtccaagTCTGATGAAGGATTCTACAAGTGTAACACCTCTGATGTTGGAGAATCACCAGAGAGCCGACTGACTGTCAGAG CTCTTGACAGAGAGACGTGTCCCTCCTCAGATCACTCCTTCTATGTTCTCCTGCTCTTAAGGACTGTGTTCACCATTGTGATGGtggttctgctgctgctgctggtgggaCTACTTCACTGTGGGAAACTCAGAGTTACACAAAAATAA
- the LOC137175123 gene encoding butyrophilin subfamily 3 member A2-like, producing the protein MDGLYLQSPLRTTISVLVFHLLLTHFCRGESLLIGPPQPIVARVGDDIILPCHLEPAMDVDTMVLEWKRSDLNTFVHVTRSGRESEKQKSPSYKGRTSLFIEELKHGNISLKLSKLKMSDQGIYSCYIPELEKRSFVELVVASGAASSPVISIAGVDSDRGGVVLQCESKGWYPEPEVFWLDGEGNLLSAGPTETVRGPDDLCNVSSRVTVEKRHRNNITCRVQQNNTNQIRETHIIVNPDGFFKVLLSSFTVTTGLAVSLAVCIVLIVAAAVFFGWKWRQNRKSQVNFSAFHRV; encoded by the exons ATGGATGGACTGTATCTTCAATCTCCGCTGAGAACTACtatcagtgttttggttttccatcTTCTCCTAACACACTTTTGTAGAG GTGAGTCCCTGTTAATTGGTCCACCTCAGCCAATAGTTGCAAGAGTtggtgatgacatcattttGCCGTGTCATCTGGAACCTGCGATGGATGTTGATACCATGGTGTTGGAGTGGAAGAGATCTGACCTGAACACATTTGTCCATGTGACGCGTTCGGGTCGGGAAtcagaaaagcaaaaaagtcCATCATACAAGGGAAGAACATCACTGTTTATTGAAGAACTGAAGCACggaaacatttcactgaaaCTCTCCAAACTGAAAATGTCTGATCAGGGAATTTATTCATGCTACATTCCAGAGCTGGAGAAACGTTCTTTTGTTGAGCTTGTTGTTG CATCAGGTGCTGCCTCCTCACCTGTCATCAGTATAGCAGGTGTTGACAGTGACAGAGGAGGAGTGGTGTTACAGTGTGAGTCTAAAGGCTGGTATCCAGAGCCTGAGGTGTTTTGGTTGGACGGTGAGGGAAACCTCCTCTCTGCTGGACctacagagacagtcagaggtCCTGATGACCTCTGTAAtgtcagcagcagagtgactgtagagaagagacacagaaacaatATCACCTGTAGAGTCCAACAGAACAACACCAACCAGatcagagagacacacattattgttaatCCAG ATGGTTTCTTTAAGGTCCTGCTCAGTTCTTTTACTGTCACAACTGGATTGGCTGTTAGTTTGGCTGTTTGCATCGtgttaattgttgcagctgcagTTTTCTTTGGGTGGAAATGGAGACAAAACCGTAAGTCACAAGTGAATTTCAGTGC